From a region of the Gloeomargarita sp. SKYB120 genome:
- a CDS encoding DUF1815 family protein: MTSVFLRLADQHRELVRDLVMNLQALATVLERQGRLASCYTCGPSMDSASFMVSLGEGHLIRFLVSDYGITWTEMRDDRELMKLEGAEAIAQLQELANLVRQPANVAPV, translated from the coding sequence GTGACTTCAGTGTTTTTGCGGTTAGCGGATCAGCATCGGGAGTTGGTGCGCGATTTGGTGATGAACTTGCAGGCGCTGGCCACAGTTCTGGAACGCCAGGGCCGCTTAGCCTCCTGCTACACCTGTGGGCCGTCGATGGACAGTGCTTCGTTTATGGTCAGTCTGGGGGAAGGGCATTTGATCCGGTTCCTAGTCTCGGACTACGGGATCACCTGGACGGAAATGCGGGACGACCGGGAACTGATGAAACTAGAGGGGGCGGAGGCGATTGCCCAGTTGCAGGAACTCGCCAACCTGGTGCGTCAGCCCGCGAACGTTGCCCCTGTCTAG